In uncultured Methanobacterium sp., a genomic segment contains:
- a CDS encoding DUF169 domain-containing protein, whose protein sequence is MSEQDICGCESGEYDLISKKLIENLGLKRSPVAIKFILDEKDIPEGIPKSDETMRHCEFVFKASSGDIFYATSNEQQCKGGAAALGLMDAPEKIKTGEFYYGLGRFSSVGAARKTMEDIPKIDPIMYALAYAPLEKANFDPDVIVVIGNPAQAMKLSQALVYTMGGRVEADFAGIQSICADSVAGPFLRRRPNITLGCSGSRQYSDIKEDEVVIGLTGENIGCVVNALEKI, encoded by the coding sequence ATGAGTGAACAGGATATTTGTGGTTGCGAATCAGGGGAATATGATTTAATATCAAAGAAATTAATTGAAAATCTGGGTCTTAAAAGATCCCCAGTTGCCATTAAGTTCATTTTAGATGAGAAAGACATTCCTGAAGGTATACCTAAATCTGATGAAACTATGAGGCACTGTGAATTTGTTTTCAAAGCCAGTAGTGGGGATATTTTTTATGCAACATCTAATGAGCAGCAATGTAAAGGTGGAGCAGCAGCACTGGGACTTATGGATGCTCCTGAAAAAATAAAGACCGGTGAATTTTACTATGGATTGGGCCGTTTTTCCAGTGTTGGTGCTGCCAGAAAAACTATGGAAGACATACCCAAGATTGACCCCATAATGTATGCCCTAGCTTATGCCCCATTGGAGAAAGCTAACTTCGATCCTGATGTTATTGTAGTTATAGGAAACCCTGCTCAGGCCATGAAACTCTCGCAAGCTCTTGTATACACCATGGGGGGCAGAGTAGAAGCGGACTTTGCAGGCATACAATCTATATGTGCTGACTCTGTTGCGGGTCCATTCCTACGACGCAGACCAAACATCACCCTTGGGTGCAGTGGGTCTCGCCAGTATTCCGATATAAAAGAGGACGAGGTTGTAATTGGGCTTACTGGAGAGAACATTGGCTGTGTGGTTAATGCTCTGGAAAAAATTTAA
- a CDS encoding NTP transferase domain-containing protein: MKGVSCIITAAGKNRRMREDLQSRGMKIKHKLLLEINDEPLINFTVKKALQTGTDECIVVLGHFMGELYPTLDEIHDSRLRIIENLDVNVELSQTVLNGVVNSKYDYCLCLAGDQPTVTQKTMENLINQLFNSSNPENTVSILARGKTGYLDSAKGLGMPFACHSSLLKRYLHGEDDNLNPILRRMVADGVALYAVPEENELELVNINRYDDYLLVRDKINE; the protein is encoded by the coding sequence ATGAAAGGAGTATCATGCATTATTACTGCAGCCGGTAAAAACAGACGAATGAGGGAGGACCTCCAGAGTAGAGGAATGAAGATAAAGCATAAATTACTTCTTGAGATCAATGACGAACCTTTAATAAATTTCACAGTTAAAAAGGCCTTACAAACAGGTACAGATGAATGTATCGTTGTTTTAGGTCATTTCATGGGTGAATTGTATCCTACATTGGATGAAATACACGACTCACGACTGCGTATCATTGAAAACTTGGACGTGAATGTGGAATTATCCCAGACCGTCCTAAATGGAGTGGTTAACTCCAAATATGATTATTGTTTGTGTCTGGCAGGGGACCAGCCCACAGTAACCCAAAAAACTATGGAAAATCTTATCAATCAACTTTTTAACAGCTCAAACCCCGAAAATACCGTTTCAATCCTGGCTCGTGGTAAAACCGGATACTTGGATAGTGCTAAGGGTTTGGGAATGCCCTTTGCCTGCCACTCATCACTATTAAAACGTTATCTTCATGGTGAAGATGATAACCTGAATCCTATCCTACGGAGAATGGTAGCAGATGGAGTGGCATTATATGCTGTGCCTGAAGAAAATGAACTGGAACTGGTCAATATAAATAGATATGACGATTATCTTTTAGTTCGAGATAAAATTAATGAGTAG
- a CDS encoding Mur ligase family protein translates to MVDKMNAAVVGLGVEGVNAVESLLNHDYEVYASDINHDIELNSDKCLDVDLGFHDFSKIERADTVVLSPGLWNNPIFQKLKSNKKLLSDIITSHRSLFTIGVTGTNGKTTTTMMIASILQKAGMKVLIGGNAGGGFKGYTEVILEAASGNYDILLVEVCDMTLDFCNYNFDFDLIVVTNVGRDHLEFHRSVENYLQTLGNFVKDKKVVLNETTENLGHFNDKASETHFFTKIPYELNLFGDFNRENAGAASKAAEIVGIPDETITTALKEFSVLPGRATIIDLPHSKIVVGKTDNADAAAAVLNEADFPVIILGTPRKGELCRLEIFREASKTNSKIIAIFPGLDDTRNDVRKVLMEEKYPGIIHNLSNVDDVVQFALKCSQKYNNVFIGGNGQRKIIEITESLKEAISAK, encoded by the coding sequence ATGGTTGATAAAATGAATGCTGCTGTGGTTGGACTGGGTGTAGAAGGTGTTAATGCCGTTGAATCTCTCCTTAATCACGATTATGAAGTTTATGCTTCAGATATTAATCACGATATTGAATTAAACTCCGATAAATGTCTGGACGTAGATCTGGGATTTCATGATTTTTCAAAAATAGAAAGAGCAGACACAGTTGTTTTAAGCCCAGGATTATGGAATAACCCTATTTTTCAAAAATTAAAGTCTAATAAAAAACTTTTATCAGATATTATTACTTCTCATCGCTCATTATTCACCATTGGAGTCACTGGCACCAATGGTAAAACAACCACCACCATGATGATTGCCAGTATACTACAAAAGGCGGGTATGAAAGTTCTCATTGGTGGAAATGCTGGGGGAGGTTTTAAGGGTTATACTGAAGTTATTTTAGAAGCTGCATCAGGTAATTATGATATTCTTCTGGTAGAAGTCTGCGATATGACTCTGGACTTTTGCAATTATAATTTTGACTTTGACTTGATTGTAGTGACAAATGTTGGTAGAGATCATCTTGAATTTCACAGGTCAGTTGAAAACTACCTCCAAACATTAGGAAATTTTGTAAAGGACAAAAAGGTTGTTTTAAATGAGACAACTGAAAATTTAGGGCATTTTAATGATAAAGCATCTGAAACTCATTTTTTCACCAAAATTCCATATGAATTAAATTTGTTTGGTGATTTCAATCGAGAAAATGCAGGAGCAGCATCAAAAGCTGCCGAAATAGTGGGAATTCCTGATGAAACCATTACAACTGCTCTTAAGGAGTTCAGTGTTTTGCCAGGAAGAGCTACCATTATCGATCTCCCCCATTCCAAGATAGTGGTGGGTAAAACTGATAACGCCGATGCTGCAGCAGCTGTACTTAATGAAGCAGACTTTCCAGTTATAATCCTTGGAACACCACGTAAAGGTGAACTATGTCGTTTAGAAATTTTCAGGGAAGCTTCAAAGACCAATTCAAAGATCATTGCTATTTTCCCAGGACTGGATGACACCAGAAACGATGTTCGTAAGGTGCTGATGGAAGAAAAATACCCGGGAATAATCCATAATTTAAGTAATGTGGATGACGTGGTTCAATTCGCGCTTAAATGCTCCCAAAAATATAATAACGTATTCATCGGCGGTAATGGGCAACGTAAGATTATAGAAATAACTGAAAGTCTGAAAGAAGCCATTTCAGCAAAATAG
- the hypD gene encoding hydrogenase formation protein HypD → MKDLSKEIVKRIENIAQPVKIMHVCGSHEHTIMQHGIRTLLPPEVEVVAGPGCPVCCVPAREVEECLQLAKQGVTIATFGDMLRVPGGSGSLADAKAEGADVRIVYGVNNAVELAQKIDNEVVFMAAGFETTAPTTAAEIVAGPPENFSVLSCHRMIPPALKFLIESGEVNLNALIEPGHVSTIIGNRPYDIFSEKYGIPQVVTGFNPMDVLIAVYLILKQLHEGKALVQNEYKRAVREEGNLKAQKLLEDVFYITTKEWRGFPPIPDSVMEIKDEFSDSNAREKFDIEVGTIPEVVSGCICGAILRGMARPEDCKLFRKECNPTNPIGACMVSKEGTCNIAHRYGSF, encoded by the coding sequence ATGAAAGATCTCTCCAAGGAAATTGTAAAACGCATTGAAAACATTGCCCAACCAGTAAAGATAATGCATGTCTGTGGATCACACGAACATACCATAATGCAGCACGGTATAAGAACCCTGTTACCTCCAGAGGTGGAAGTGGTAGCCGGGCCAGGATGTCCAGTTTGCTGCGTACCAGCACGTGAAGTAGAAGAATGTCTCCAACTGGCTAAACAGGGAGTAACCATAGCAACCTTCGGTGACATGTTAAGGGTCCCGGGTGGATCAGGATCCCTGGCCGATGCAAAAGCAGAAGGAGCAGATGTAAGGATAGTATATGGGGTAAATAACGCAGTTGAATTAGCTCAAAAAATTGATAATGAAGTGGTTTTTATGGCTGCAGGATTTGAAACCACAGCCCCAACCACCGCCGCGGAAATAGTTGCAGGTCCACCTGAAAACTTTTCAGTTCTATCCTGTCACCGAATGATACCTCCAGCACTCAAATTTTTAATAGAATCTGGTGAAGTGAATCTCAATGCCCTTATAGAGCCAGGACATGTTTCAACCATAATCGGAAACCGCCCCTATGATATTTTTTCAGAGAAATATGGAATACCTCAGGTCGTAACGGGTTTCAACCCGATGGATGTTTTAATAGCAGTTTACTTAATATTAAAACAGCTTCATGAAGGTAAAGCACTGGTTCAGAATGAATATAAACGAGCAGTCCGGGAAGAAGGAAATTTAAAAGCTCAAAAACTCCTTGAAGATGTTTTTTACATAACCACCAAGGAATGGAGGGGTTTCCCACCTATACCTGACTCAGTTATGGAAATTAAAGATGAATTCAGTGATTCAAATGCCAGGGAGAAGTTCGACATTGAAGTAGGTACTATCCCTGAAGTGGTCAGTGGTTGTATCTGCGGAGCCATACTCCGAGGAATGGCCCGACCTGAAGACTGCAAACTCTTCCGCAAGGAATGTAACCCTACTAATCCTATTGGTGCATGTATGGTTAGTAAAGAAGGAACTTGCAATATAGCTCATAGATACGGTTCATTTTAA
- a CDS encoding phosphoglycolate phosphatase produces the protein MIKAVAVDVDGTITDGERRLCCSAMESIRAAEERGIPVIIVTGNILPVTKTLSIFIGTSGGLVAENGGVIESSRGRMVLGDIQKCKDAYEFLKTKHTIEKVDFSDQRISEIAFYRTLPVNLIKDTLKDFDVKIYDTKFALHITDPAVDKGTSLVHVAEDMGILPEEILAVGDSENDLEFLKVAGLKVAVANAAPELKASADYVTQKPYGDGVKEALERFVL, from the coding sequence TTGATCAAAGCAGTAGCAGTCGATGTTGATGGAACCATAACCGATGGTGAAAGAAGATTATGCTGCAGTGCTATGGAATCAATCCGTGCAGCAGAAGAGCGTGGCATACCAGTTATCATAGTTACCGGTAACATTCTCCCTGTTACCAAGACTCTTTCCATATTTATAGGGACATCAGGTGGTCTGGTGGCTGAAAATGGCGGAGTTATAGAATCATCCAGGGGTAGAATGGTGTTGGGAGATATTCAAAAGTGTAAAGATGCTTATGAATTTTTAAAAACCAAACACACAATCGAAAAAGTGGATTTTTCAGATCAGAGGATTTCAGAAATTGCATTTTACAGAACCCTTCCAGTGAATTTGATTAAAGATACACTGAAAGATTTTGATGTGAAAATATACGATACCAAGTTTGCACTGCACATCACCGATCCTGCAGTGGACAAGGGCACTTCCCTGGTTCACGTGGCTGAAGATATGGGTATCCTTCCAGAAGAGATACTGGCAGTGGGAGACAGTGAAAATGACCTGGAATTTTTAAAAGTTGCCGGGTTAAAGGTTGCAGTAGCAAATGCAGCCCCTGAACTTAAAGCAAGTGCAGATTATGTGACTCAAAAACCATACGGGGACGGAGTTAAAGAAGCGTTAGAGAGGTTTGTATTATGA
- a CDS encoding TldD/PmbA family protein, with amino-acid sequence MINDLANQALDYAIKGADQAEIYVDITESVDATIQNDQVDFAKESYSRGMGIRIICDGKMGFAYTTQTEKITETVARAISNAQANLVDENFAFASKSDYPTINGVFDKRINSLELEDTIELGKSMIGTVLENKCQPTSGGVSADCSKTLIINSEGVSCEDISTYFSGFIAVNIPDGEGVSTASESDSSRKLDIDPEKIANKACEIALNSRGGKTIKTGDMPVLMDHHATASLLSTFSQAINGDNVQRGRSIYADKIDTEVLSPSLSIYDDGTIKGGLYSSHGDGEGTPSQKTTIIENGVLKNFLYDIQTANKGNVVSTGNGMRASFNDMPAVSLSNLILDYKDFEELSEIKEGLLVNDVLGAHTANPISGDFSVEGMNAFKIEKGEIAYPVKNAMLSGNIFSILKDSKAASEKTRQLGPFIVPPINVSSLRVVGSK; translated from the coding sequence ATGATAAACGATTTAGCTAACCAAGCATTGGATTATGCCATTAAGGGTGCTGATCAGGCAGAAATATATGTTGATATTACCGAGAGTGTGGATGCCACCATTCAGAATGACCAGGTGGACTTTGCCAAGGAATCATACTCTCGGGGTATGGGTATCCGGATTATCTGTGATGGTAAAATGGGTTTTGCATACACCACTCAGACTGAAAAAATAACCGAAACAGTGGCCAGGGCAATTTCCAATGCCCAGGCCAACCTGGTTGATGAAAACTTTGCATTTGCATCTAAATCAGATTACCCTACAATTAATGGCGTTTTTGATAAAAGAATCAACAGTCTGGAACTGGAAGACACCATTGAATTAGGAAAATCCATGATTGGCACGGTTCTGGAGAATAAGTGTCAGCCAACCTCTGGTGGGGTTTCAGCAGACTGTTCAAAAACACTGATCATCAACTCGGAAGGTGTAAGTTGTGAAGATATCTCAACCTACTTCTCTGGTTTCATAGCAGTGAATATTCCTGATGGTGAAGGTGTTTCCACAGCCAGTGAATCTGATTCATCCAGAAAACTGGACATAGATCCAGAAAAGATTGCCAATAAAGCCTGTGAAATTGCCTTAAATTCAAGGGGTGGTAAAACCATTAAAACCGGGGATATGCCTGTTTTAATGGATCATCATGCCACCGCAAGTTTACTTTCCACTTTTTCCCAAGCCATCAATGGGGATAACGTTCAAAGAGGCAGGTCAATCTACGCAGATAAAATAGATACTGAGGTTTTATCACCTTCCCTAAGCATCTACGATGATGGCACAATCAAAGGGGGCCTTTACTCTTCTCATGGTGATGGTGAGGGAACACCCAGTCAGAAAACAACCATAATTGAGAATGGAGTTCTCAAGAACTTTTTATATGACATTCAAACAGCCAATAAGGGAAATGTGGTAAGTACTGGTAATGGAATGCGTGCTTCATTCAATGACATGCCTGCGGTGAGTTTATCAAACCTCATCCTGGATTATAAAGATTTTGAAGAACTTTCAGAAATCAAAGAGGGTCTTTTAGTAAACGATGTTCTGGGGGCGCACACTGCCAACCCCATATCTGGAGATTTCTCTGTAGAAGGTATGAACGCTTTCAAAATTGAGAAAGGAGAAATAGCCTATCCAGTTAAGAATGCAATGCTATCCGGAAATATATTCTCCATACTGAAAGACTCAAAGGCAGCTTCCGAAAAAACCCGTCAACTAGGACCTTTTATCGTACCTCCTATAAACGTGTCCAGTTTGCGTGTTGTGGGCAGTAAATGA
- a CDS encoding alpha/beta hydrolase codes for MEILKSKKKLVLIIILAIILIGAAYFAYYVSDYYHADTRALAALNSTESYTVLNTADSVTFTPTANLSTTGIIFYPGAKVQPESYSVIASQLAANGYTTIIVKMPFNLAIFGVNRADDVIANHPEISSWVIGGHSLGGVFASDYAVNHQDKIKGVIYLASYPSTNASNATFKALSIRGSLDNLTKADAISSNLDKFPTNTTFITIPGGNHFNFGDYGIQSGDNNSTITQEQQQNQTVNAILEFLKTI; via the coding sequence ATGGAAATTCTAAAATCAAAAAAGAAACTAGTTCTGATAATAATTTTAGCCATAATCCTGATTGGTGCGGCTTATTTTGCCTATTACGTTTCGGATTATTATCATGCAGATACCAGAGCCCTAGCTGCACTTAACTCGACCGAATCTTACACTGTTTTAAACACTGCCGATTCAGTGACATTCACCCCCACTGCTAATTTGAGTACCACCGGAATAATCTTTTATCCCGGAGCTAAGGTACAGCCAGAATCATACTCGGTAATAGCATCCCAACTGGCTGCAAATGGTTACACCACCATAATTGTGAAAATGCCCTTTAACCTGGCAATTTTTGGAGTAAACCGTGCCGATGATGTAATAGCAAATCATCCGGAGATAAGTTCATGGGTTATTGGTGGTCATTCCCTGGGTGGTGTTTTTGCATCGGATTATGCTGTAAACCACCAGGATAAAATAAAAGGAGTAATCTATCTGGCCAGTTACCCTTCAACCAACGCTTCAAATGCCACATTTAAGGCACTTTCAATTAGGGGCTCACTGGATAACTTGACCAAAGCCGATGCTATCTCCAGTAATCTCGATAAATTCCCTACAAACACCACCTTCATCACCATTCCTGGTGGCAATCATTTCAACTTTGGAGATTACGGTATTCAATCCGGGGATAACAATAGTACCATTACCCAAGAACAGCAGCAGAATCAAACCGTAAACGCCATACTGGAATTTCTTAAAACCATTTAA
- the heR gene encoding heliorhodopsin HeR yields the protein MDNDKRREIIARSPITFEGLRKLNIEAGTLHLIQGLIMIALGLWLTWTQNIYTFYLKFKIISLSPPAFQIAPDPTVAFTVGYLGVILASFLLISAIAHFTIAFVKTKNYNENLKRGMNPYRWYEYFFSSSIMLVIIATFVGVWDLWSLVMIFVLNAVMIMCGFLMEKINFYTKATDWSAYLLGALAGFTPWVVLAAYFIAALGSTETNPPTFVYAILLIYFIMFNTFSINMVLQYKGVGKWRDYLYGERVYIILSLIAKTALAWLAFIGIFAP from the coding sequence ATGGATAATGACAAGAGAAGAGAGATTATTGCCCGGTCACCAATAACCTTTGAGGGGTTGAGAAAACTCAACATAGAAGCCGGTACACTGCACCTTATACAGGGGTTGATCATGATTGCCCTGGGTTTGTGGTTGACCTGGACCCAAAATATCTACACTTTTTATCTTAAATTTAAAATAATATCACTTTCACCTCCTGCTTTTCAGATTGCACCGGATCCAACAGTTGCATTTACAGTTGGTTATTTAGGAGTGATACTTGCTTCATTCTTGTTAATTTCAGCCATTGCACACTTTACAATCGCCTTTGTGAAGACTAAAAATTACAATGAGAACTTGAAAAGGGGGATGAATCCCTACCGGTGGTATGAATACTTTTTCTCCAGTTCTATCATGCTGGTAATAATAGCCACCTTCGTGGGAGTATGGGATCTATGGTCACTGGTAATGATCTTCGTTTTGAATGCCGTTATGATCATGTGCGGATTTTTAATGGAAAAGATCAACTTTTACACCAAAGCAACTGATTGGTCCGCATATTTACTGGGAGCCCTTGCAGGATTCACCCCATGGGTAGTGTTGGCAGCATATTTCATTGCTGCACTAGGATCAACCGAAACTAACCCGCCCACATTTGTCTATGCCATCCTGTTAATCTATTTCATCATGTTCAACACATTCTCCATTAACATGGTCCTGCAGTACAAGGGTGTGGGGAAATGGAGGGACTATCTCTACGGTGAAAGGGTTTATATCATTCTCAGCCTAATTGCCAAAACTGCCCTGGCATGGTTGGCATTTATTGGTATATTCGCACCCTGA
- a CDS encoding zinc ribbon domain-containing protein: MICENCGARIGKGKSYCPNCGKEVYNSGNKPLKNKYLRGEYLQNDESSAEPYYLEEENISHDTNQNEPYQNWDDYNKDPYEDYTRTKDDNKINNQNTDYDRDYGKKNSYNQYKDGGSHHQDYDDDKRYSGGHDPERGHNKGYDKRYDKKKSYNKYDGDRGYDKGYNKSKGYKRNYNQENYHKKGKPVRRGYDLDAYYGTEEKKSSIWRTVILFLILALLMGLVMGFIFFSAKIQKII; the protein is encoded by the coding sequence ATGATATGTGAAAATTGTGGTGCTCGAATAGGGAAGGGGAAGAGTTACTGTCCTAACTGTGGTAAGGAAGTATATAATTCTGGGAATAAACCTCTAAAGAATAAGTACCTGAGAGGAGAATACCTGCAAAACGATGAAAGTTCAGCAGAACCATACTACTTGGAAGAAGAAAACATTTCCCATGATACAAATCAAAATGAACCTTATCAAAATTGGGATGATTATAATAAAGATCCCTATGAAGATTATACTCGAACTAAGGATGATAATAAGATAAATAATCAAAATACAGATTATGATCGTGACTATGGTAAAAAAAATAGTTATAATCAGTATAAAGATGGTGGATCTCACCATCAAGATTATGATGATGATAAAAGGTATAGTGGTGGTCATGATCCAGAAAGGGGTCACAATAAAGGTTACGATAAAAGATATGATAAAAAGAAGAGTTATAATAAATATGATGGGGATAGGGGTTATGATAAGGGATATAATAAAAGTAAAGGTTATAAACGGAATTATAATCAGGAAAATTACCATAAGAAGGGTAAGCCAGTGAGAAGAGGATATGATCTGGATGCATATTATGGAACTGAGGAAAAAAAGAGTTCCATATGGAGAACTGTTATTCTATTTTTGATATTGGCTTTGCTTATGGGTCTGGTAATGGGATTCATTTTCTTCTCAGCCAAAATCCAGAAGATCATATAA
- a CDS encoding NTPase, which translates to MNILITGPPGVGKTTLLNKIKKKIEDLGYSIGGMYCPEIRKGGKRTGFEIIDIASRRKGILASTYNTKGPAVGKYRVNLDDINKIGVVALRNALKTSDYIFIDEIAPMELASDGFSRTVMEVMESKKTVIAVIHQRSKHPFILKVKNRGDVMIFDINLKNRDSLTDEILQI; encoded by the coding sequence ATGAACATTTTAATAACTGGTCCGCCTGGTGTTGGTAAAACAACTCTCTTAAATAAAATTAAAAAGAAAATTGAGGATCTGGGTTATTCTATTGGTGGAATGTACTGTCCAGAAATAAGAAAAGGGGGTAAGCGGACTGGTTTTGAGATCATTGACATAGCTTCACGGCGGAAAGGGATACTAGCAAGCACATATAACACCAAAGGTCCAGCTGTGGGTAAATATAGGGTTAATTTAGATGATATCAATAAAATTGGAGTTGTGGCCCTGAGAAATGCCCTTAAAACATCAGATTACATTTTCATTGATGAAATTGCACCTATGGAACTGGCCAGTGATGGCTTTTCCAGGACTGTGATGGAAGTAATGGAAAGCAAGAAAACAGTCATTGCAGTCATTCACCAGCGTTCCAAACACCCATTTATTTTAAAGGTAAAAAATAGGGGAGATGTAATGATTTTTGATATAAACTTAAAGAATAGGGATTCCTTAACTGATGAAATACTCCAAATATAA
- a CDS encoding methanogenesis marker 16 metalloprotein, which translates to MKKSIHDINQKIKKGEATILTAEEVTHLVMDGEEPTVEDVDVVTTGTCGIMSGTAAIFHLPVAEPGSFKKARKITLNGVSGFPGPCPNEWLGSVDLMVYGTSHSITDPQYGGGFLFKDLLHGEEIEIEVEDIDGNILKSSATLEDFGTAQMIGTRFAFKNYTAFINPTSQPVSSIFNAVDMDGPFKGISFSGCGELNPLQNDPQLNSIQKGTRLLINNSEGLFIGPGTRSSPEKPNMMITADMKDMDPHYLGGFRTGAGPEVYNSVATAIPILDDEILRKTFIKNEDIPLPVADIRGRHSVMSQTTYEVWRNVDERPTYEKELCQNCQICLVEERCPTKAFQNHDLNQVRCFGCGMCAYSCPFGTFQMERGHVLMDWEGEIKELEVSCRQSDIKRARELARELKNRIERGEFLLNNL; encoded by the coding sequence TTGAAAAAAAGCATTCACGATATAAACCAGAAAATTAAAAAAGGTGAAGCCACCATCCTCACTGCCGAGGAAGTAACTCATCTGGTTATGGATGGTGAAGAACCTACAGTAGAAGACGTTGACGTGGTAACCACCGGTACCTGTGGTATCATGTCCGGAACTGCAGCCATATTCCACTTACCAGTTGCAGAACCCGGGTCATTCAAGAAAGCCAGGAAAATCACATTAAATGGTGTTTCAGGATTTCCTGGACCATGCCCCAACGAATGGTTGGGTTCTGTGGATCTCATGGTTTATGGAACTTCCCACAGTATCACCGACCCCCAGTACGGTGGGGGATTCCTCTTTAAGGACCTTCTCCATGGCGAAGAAATTGAAATAGAAGTAGAAGATATAGATGGAAATATCCTGAAATCATCTGCCACTTTGGAGGATTTTGGAACCGCGCAAATGATTGGAACTAGATTTGCCTTTAAAAATTACACTGCATTTATAAATCCCACTTCCCAACCAGTTTCATCCATATTCAACGCAGTGGACATGGATGGGCCTTTTAAAGGGATTTCATTCTCAGGTTGTGGTGAGCTCAATCCACTCCAGAACGATCCACAACTCAATTCAATCCAGAAGGGAACTCGTTTGCTTATAAATAACTCTGAAGGATTGTTCATTGGCCCCGGTACCCGTAGTAGTCCTGAAAAACCGAATATGATGATAACTGCAGATATGAAGGATATGGATCCCCATTACCTAGGAGGTTTCCGTACTGGTGCCGGGCCAGAGGTTTACAACAGTGTGGCCACCGCTATACCCATCCTTGATGATGAGATTCTCAGGAAAACCTTCATCAAAAATGAAGATATTCCTCTGCCAGTTGCAGATATCAGGGGCCGTCACAGTGTCATGAGCCAGACAACCTACGAAGTGTGGAGGAATGTTGATGAAAGACCAACCTATGAGAAGGAACTCTGTCAAAATTGCCAGATCTGCCTGGTTGAGGAAAGATGCCCCACCAAAGCATTCCAGAATCATGACTTAAATCAAGTTCGGTGTTTCGGTTGTGGAATGTGCGCCTACTCCTGCCCCTTCGGAACATTCCAGATGGAACGGGGACATGTCTTGATGGACTGGGAAGGAGAGATAAAAGAGTTGGAAGTGAGTTGCCGCCAGTCTGATATTAAACGAGCCCGTGAACTGGCCAGAGAACTTAAAAACAGGATTGAAAGAGGAGAGTTTTTACTGAACAACCTTTAA